CCAAAAATACGATACACGCGTGTAAGGCGGCGCCATCAAACGGCTTCCCATGACCACCTCGGCACCAAACTTTTGGATGGGAAACAACAACGTCTTGTAGTCGGAGGGATTGTATTCAAGATCGGCGTCCTGGAAAAGAATGTAATCGCCGGTCGCCGCCCCCAGACCCGCTTTCACGGCCGCGCCCTTTCCACGATTCTGCGGGAGCTTGATGAATTTCGAGTATAAGTGCGGCTGCTGCTCGAGCACTCCGACCGTGTTGTCCCGCGAACCGTCGTCCACGACCACCACCTCGAATTCAACACCATCCACCTTCTGCGCGCCGACGCTTTCCAGCACGCTGACGATGGTGCCCTCCTCGTTATAAGCCGGCATGATGACACTGACTTTCACACGGCTCTCCCGAACGTTCTAAAGAACAAGC
This genomic stretch from Gammaproteobacteria bacterium harbors:
- a CDS encoding glycosyltransferase family 2 protein; translation: MKVSVIMPAYNEEGTIVSVLESVGAQKVDGVEFEVVVVDDGSRDNTVGVLEQQPHLYSKFIKLPQNRGKGAAVKAGLGAATGDYILFQDADLEYNPSDYKTLLFPIQKFGAEVVMGSRLMAPPYTRVSYFWHKVGNRLITLLFNILNNTTFTDVYSCYLMYRRPLLDVDKLQTMGWDQHAEILTKVVRGAKIIYEVPITYQGRTYAEGKKIRAHHVLEVLYTMFRERFVPSQ